In Prosthecomicrobium sp. N25, one DNA window encodes the following:
- the ubiB gene encoding 2-polyprenylphenol 6-hydroxylase: MPGGIVGPTLRLLRAGFVLAREGVLRAMAPPDPPPAGRVLLALASLVERRGLGEVDRGDRVSEALNRLGPSYVKLGQFLATRPDVVGRAMARDLEALQDRLASFPLEDAKASIERALQRPLEEVFVELGPPVAAASIAQVHKATVRDRDGELRDVAVKVLRPGVEARFRRDLDSFYLAARLIERLVPWTRRLRPLAVADTLARSVRLEMDLRLEAAALSEMAENTRGDPAFRVPAVDWERTAKQVLTMAWIDGTKVANLAALEAQGIDLVALSRVVIQSFLRHAMRDGFFHADMHQGNLFVDPDGTLVAVDFGIMGRLNEAERRFLAEILFGFIRRDYLRTAEVHFEAGYVPEGQEVEVFAQALRAIGEPLRDRPAREISMAHLLNQLFEYTEVFDMKTQPRLILLQKTMVVVEGVARTLDPDLDIWTTSEPVVRDWIERNLGPAAKLGEAAASAGAVGGALMNLPKLAGRAEAIAAGFADMARHGLRLDDDTVRALARAEARENRRGHVPLWIGAGALVILALHVLFG, translated from the coding sequence ATGCCGGGGGGCATCGTCGGACCGACGCTGAGGCTCCTGCGCGCCGGCTTCGTGCTGGCGCGGGAGGGCGTGCTGCGCGCCATGGCGCCGCCCGACCCGCCGCCGGCCGGACGGGTGCTGCTGGCGCTCGCCTCGCTCGTCGAACGTCGCGGGCTCGGCGAGGTCGACCGCGGCGACCGGGTCTCGGAGGCGCTGAACCGGCTCGGCCCCTCCTACGTCAAGCTCGGACAGTTCCTGGCGACGCGCCCGGACGTGGTCGGCCGCGCCATGGCGCGCGACCTGGAGGCCCTGCAGGACCGCCTGGCCTCCTTCCCGCTCGAGGACGCCAAGGCGTCGATCGAGCGTGCCCTGCAGCGGCCGCTCGAGGAAGTGTTCGTCGAGCTCGGGCCGCCGGTCGCCGCGGCCTCCATCGCACAGGTTCACAAGGCGACGGTCCGCGACCGCGACGGCGAACTGCGCGACGTCGCCGTCAAGGTGCTGCGGCCGGGTGTCGAGGCGCGGTTCCGACGGGACTTGGACAGCTTCTACCTGGCGGCCCGCCTGATCGAGCGGCTGGTGCCCTGGACGCGGCGGCTGCGCCCGCTCGCCGTGGCCGACACGCTGGCGCGGTCGGTCCGGCTGGAGATGGACCTCCGGCTCGAGGCGGCGGCGCTCTCCGAGATGGCCGAGAACACCCGCGGGGACCCGGCGTTCCGCGTGCCGGCGGTGGACTGGGAGCGGACCGCCAAGCAGGTCCTCACCATGGCGTGGATCGACGGCACCAAGGTGGCGAACCTGGCGGCGCTCGAGGCACAGGGGATCGACCTCGTGGCGCTGTCGCGGGTGGTCATCCAGTCGTTCCTGCGCCATGCCATGCGAGACGGCTTCTTCCATGCGGACATGCACCAGGGCAACCTGTTCGTCGACCCGGACGGCACCCTGGTGGCGGTCGATTTCGGCATCATGGGGCGGCTCAACGAGGCGGAGCGCCGCTTCCTCGCCGAGATCCTGTTCGGCTTCATCCGGCGCGATTATCTTCGGACCGCGGAGGTCCACTTCGAGGCGGGCTACGTGCCCGAGGGCCAGGAGGTCGAAGTCTTCGCCCAGGCGCTCAGGGCGATCGGCGAGCCGCTGCGCGACCGCCCGGCGCGCGAGATCTCGATGGCGCACCTGCTCAACCAGCTCTTCGAGTATACCGAGGTCTTCGACATGAAGACCCAGCCCCGGCTGATCCTCCTGCAGAAGACCATGGTGGTGGTGGAGGGCGTGGCGCGCACGCTCGACCCGGACCTCGACATCTGGACCACCTCGGAACCGGTGGTGCGGGACTGGATCGAGCGGAATCTCGGGCCCGCCGCGAAGCTCGGCGAGGCGGCGGCGAGCGCGGGGGCGGTCGGCGGCGCCCTGATGAACCTGCCGAAGCTCGCCGGACGGGCGGAAGCGATTGCGGCCGGCTTCGCCGACATGGCGCGCCACGGCCTCCGGCTGGACGACGACACCGTCCGGGCCCTGGCGCGCGCCGAGGCGCGGGAGAACCGCCGGGGGCACGTGCCGCTCTGGATCGGGGCGGGTGCGCTCGTGATCCTCGCGCTGCACGTGCTGTTCGGCTGA
- the rpsT gene encoding 30S ribosomal protein S20: MANTPSAKKAARKIARRTAVNKNRRSRVRTYVRKVEEAIASGDAAAAAAALKAAQPELQRAASKGVMHRNTASRKISRLAQRLKGLGA; encoded by the coding sequence ATGGCCAATACGCCGTCCGCCAAGAAGGCGGCCCGCAAGATCGCGCGTCGGACCGCGGTCAACAAGAACCGCCGCAGCCGCGTGCGGACCTACGTGCGCAAGGTCGAGGAGGCGATCGCCTCGGGCGACGCAGCGGCGGCCGCCGCTGCCCTGAAGGCCGCCCAGCCGGAGCTGCAGCGTGCCGCCTCCAAGGGCGTCATGCACCGGAACACCGCGTCCCGGAAGATCTCCCGCCTCGCTCAGAGGTTGAAGGGTCTCGGAGCCTGA
- the nth gene encoding endonuclease III, protein MRARKQNPDPKSVKVASVPEKPARPPAATAKPGGAKAPSGPKAPSGPKAAGRAKAAGPGGRAAQGKAPAAGSAYTEAEVRAIFERFRAVEPEPRGELAHVNPFTLLVAVVLSAQATDAGVNKATAGLFRLADTPARMVALGEERVRDLIKTIGLFNTKAKNTILLSQALLDRFGGEVPRDRDALTTLPGVGRKTANVVLNGAFGEPTIAVDTHILRLGNRLHLAPGRNPDEVEAELMRIVPGEFLRHAHHWLILHGRYVCKARRPECERCVIADLCRYEGKTNAVPVPVEVARGEYPSGPVVG, encoded by the coding sequence ATGCGCGCACGTAAGCAGAATCCCGATCCCAAATCCGTGAAGGTTGCGAGCGTTCCGGAAAAGCCGGCGCGGCCCCCCGCCGCAACCGCGAAGCCGGGCGGCGCGAAGGCCCCGAGCGGACCCAAGGCCCCGAGCGGCCCCAAGGCCGCGGGCCGCGCCAAGGCCGCGGGCCCGGGAGGCCGGGCCGCCCAGGGCAAGGCGCCAGCGGCGGGATCGGCCTATACGGAGGCCGAGGTCCGGGCCATCTTCGAGCGCTTCCGGGCCGTGGAGCCGGAGCCCCGGGGCGAGCTCGCCCACGTCAACCCCTTCACGCTCCTGGTCGCCGTGGTGCTCTCCGCCCAGGCGACCGACGCGGGCGTCAACAAGGCCACCGCCGGGCTCTTCCGTCTCGCCGACACGCCCGCCAGGATGGTCGCCCTCGGCGAGGAGCGCGTCCGCGACCTCATCAAGACGATCGGCCTCTTCAACACCAAGGCGAAGAACACGATCCTGCTCTCGCAGGCGCTCCTCGACCGCTTCGGCGGCGAGGTGCCGCGCGACCGGGACGCCCTGACCACCCTGCCGGGCGTCGGCCGCAAGACCGCCAACGTCGTGCTGAACGGGGCCTTCGGGGAGCCGACCATCGCGGTCGACACCCACATCCTGCGCCTCGGCAACCGCCTGCACCTGGCGCCCGGGCGCAACCCCGACGAGGTCGAGGCGGAGCTGATGCGCATCGTGCCCGGCGAGTTCCTCCGGCACGCCCACCACTGGCTGATCCTGCATGGCCGCTACGTCTGCAAGGCCCGCCGACCCGAGTGCGAGCGCTGCGTGATCGCCGACCTGTGCCGCTACGAGGGCAAGACCAACGCGGTCCCGGTGCCCGTCGAGGTCGCCCGCGGCGAATATCCGAGCGGTCCCGTGGTCGGCTGA
- a CDS encoding enoyl-CoA hydratase, which produces MAYENIIVDREGRVGIVTLNRPKALNALNSALIRELNAALDAFEADPEIGAVLLTGSEKAFAAGADIKEMATLQYPATYVDDFITAWDRVSRFRKPILAAVAGYALGGGCELAMMCDFIIAADNAQFGQPEIKLGVMPGAGGTQRLAHAVGKAKAMDLCLTGRMMGAEEAERAGLVARVVPLADLAATALKAATDIAGYSLPAAMMAKEAVNRAMETTLAEGLRFERRVFHAMFATADQKEGMAAFAEKRPPKFGHR; this is translated from the coding sequence ATGGCCTACGAGAACATCATCGTCGACCGTGAGGGGCGGGTCGGCATCGTGACCCTGAACCGGCCGAAGGCGCTGAACGCCCTGAACTCCGCCCTGATCCGCGAGCTGAACGCGGCGCTCGACGCCTTCGAGGCCGATCCGGAGATCGGCGCCGTCCTGCTGACCGGCTCCGAGAAGGCCTTCGCGGCCGGTGCCGACATCAAGGAGATGGCGACGCTCCAGTACCCCGCCACCTACGTGGACGATTTCATCACCGCCTGGGACCGGGTCTCCCGCTTCCGCAAGCCGATCCTGGCCGCGGTCGCCGGCTACGCGCTCGGCGGCGGCTGCGAGCTCGCCATGATGTGCGACTTCATCATCGCGGCCGACAACGCCCAGTTCGGCCAGCCGGAGATCAAGCTCGGCGTCATGCCGGGCGCCGGCGGCACCCAGCGCCTCGCCCACGCGGTCGGCAAGGCCAAGGCCATGGACCTGTGCCTGACCGGCCGCATGATGGGCGCCGAGGAGGCCGAGCGCGCCGGCCTCGTCGCCCGCGTGGTGCCGCTCGCCGACCTGGCCGCGACGGCCCTGAAGGCGGCGACCGACATCGCCGGCTACTCCCTGCCGGCCGCCATGATGGCCAAGGAGGCGGTCAACCGGGCCATGGAGACGACGCTCGCCGAGGGTCTGCGCTTCGAGCGCCGGGTGTTCCACGCCATGTTCGCCACCGCCGACCAGAAGGAGGGCATGGCCGCCTTCGCCGAGAAGCGCCCGCCGAAGTTCGGGCACCGCTGA
- a CDS encoding 2,3-bisphosphoglycerate-dependent phosphoglycerate mutase, protein MERLLVLCRHGESEWNRLNLFTGWKDPDLTEKGIAEARAAGRKLKALGLDFDVCYTSALKRAQTTLDLMLEELGRKDLPIIRDQALNERDYGELSGLNKDDARKRWGAEQVHVWRRSYDVPPPGGESLKDTADRVLPYFEARIMPDVMAGRRVLVSAHGNSLRALIMKLEGLTGEEIVRRELATGVPIVYRFAADGSVTSKQDLAG, encoded by the coding sequence ATGGAACGTCTTCTGGTCCTGTGCCGTCACGGCGAGAGCGAGTGGAACAGGCTCAACCTGTTCACCGGCTGGAAGGACCCGGACCTGACCGAGAAGGGCATCGCCGAGGCACGCGCCGCCGGCCGGAAGCTGAAGGCGCTCGGGCTCGACTTCGACGTTTGCTACACCTCGGCTCTGAAGCGGGCGCAGACCACCCTCGACCTCATGCTCGAGGAGCTCGGCCGGAAGGACCTGCCGATCATCCGCGACCAGGCTCTCAACGAGCGCGACTACGGCGAGCTTTCGGGGCTCAACAAGGACGACGCCCGCAAGCGCTGGGGCGCGGAGCAGGTCCATGTCTGGCGCCGCTCCTACGACGTGCCCCCGCCCGGCGGCGAAAGCCTCAAGGACACGGCCGACCGGGTGCTGCCCTATTTCGAGGCCCGCATCATGCCCGACGTCATGGCCGGCCGGCGCGTGCTCGTCTCCGCCCACGGCAACTCGCTGCGCGCCCTGATCATGAAGCTCGAGGGCCTGACCGGCGAGGAGATCGTCCGCCGCGAACTCGCCACCGGCGTCCCCATCGTCTACCGCTTCGCGGCCGACGGATCGGTCACGTCCAAGCAGGACCTCGCGGGCTGA
- a CDS encoding DUF2244 domain-containing protein: protein MTDSNAEAAGRPFFSAVLTPHRSLGPRGFVVLMTCLSAVCFATGLLFWKIGAWPISGFLGLDVAVMWLAFRLSYRSARAFEVVEVSAQEILVRKVSPGGRRTEYRFNPVWVRLEVVHVEDEGVTRIALFSRGRAVDVGAFLNPDDRTSFAGALKAALATARSGGPVGNPA, encoded by the coding sequence ATGACGGACAGCAACGCCGAGGCCGCCGGGCGGCCGTTCTTTTCCGCCGTGCTGACGCCCCACCGGTCCCTCGGCCCGCGCGGGTTCGTGGTGCTGATGACGTGCCTCTCGGCCGTCTGCTTCGCCACCGGCCTCCTGTTCTGGAAGATCGGGGCCTGGCCGATCAGCGGCTTCCTGGGGCTCGACGTCGCCGTCATGTGGCTGGCGTTCCGGCTCAGCTACCGCTCGGCCCGCGCCTTCGAGGTGGTGGAGGTCTCGGCGCAGGAGATCCTGGTGCGCAAGGTCTCGCCCGGCGGACGGCGCACGGAATACCGGTTCAACCCGGTGTGGGTGCGGCTGGAGGTGGTCCATGTCGAGGACGAGGGCGTCACCCGCATCGCGCTCTTCTCGCGCGGGCGCGCGGTCGACGTGGGCGCCTTCCTGAACCCGGACGACCGGACGAGCTTCGCGGGCGCCCTCAAGGCCGCGCTCGCCACCGCGCGCTCCGGCGGCCCGGTCGGCAACCCGGCCTGA
- the mutM gene encoding bifunctional DNA-formamidopyrimidine glycosylase/DNA-(apurinic or apyrimidinic site) lyase, producing the protein MPELPEVETVRRGLAPVMEGARFVSVECRRPDLRFPLPERFAERLAGRTVASLSRRAKYLLADLDDGAVLIMHLGMSGSFRIALPDEPVATPGEFHRERSKDARHDHVVFRLSTGATVTYNDPRRFGFMTLSERATLAEHPLIRGIGLEPLGNELTGEAVARLFAGKAAPLKAALMDQGLIAGLGNIYVCEALWRARLSPTRAAGTVATPKGRPKAAARDLADAIRAVLTDAIAAGGSSLRDYVNAEGGLGYFQHAFSVYDREGEPCPRPSCAGVVARLVQSNRSTFYCPVCQR; encoded by the coding sequence ATGCCCGAACTGCCCGAAGTCGAGACCGTCCGCCGGGGCCTCGCGCCCGTCATGGAGGGCGCGCGCTTCGTGTCCGTCGAGTGCCGACGCCCCGACCTGCGCTTTCCCCTGCCGGAACGCTTCGCCGAGCGGCTGGCCGGCCGGACCGTCGCGTCGCTCTCCCGGCGGGCCAAGTATCTGCTCGCCGACCTCGACGACGGCGCCGTCCTGATCATGCATCTCGGCATGTCCGGCTCCTTCCGCATCGCCCTGCCGGACGAGCCCGTGGCGACGCCGGGCGAGTTCCATCGGGAGCGCTCCAAGGACGCCCGCCACGACCATGTGGTCTTCCGGCTCTCGACCGGCGCCACCGTCACCTACAACGACCCCCGTCGCTTCGGCTTCATGACCCTGTCCGAGCGGGCCACCCTCGCTGAGCATCCGCTGATCCGCGGCATCGGCCTGGAGCCGCTCGGCAACGAGCTGACCGGCGAGGCGGTCGCGCGCCTCTTCGCCGGCAAGGCCGCACCCCTCAAGGCGGCGCTGATGGACCAGGGCCTGATCGCCGGCCTCGGCAACATCTACGTCTGCGAGGCCCTCTGGCGGGCGCGCCTGTCGCCGACCCGGGCGGCCGGCACCGTGGCGACCCCCAAGGGCCGGCCGAAGGCGGCGGCCCGCGACCTCGCCGACGCGATCCGCGCCGTCCTGACCGACGCGATCGCGGCCGGCGGTTCCTCGCTGCGCGACTACGTCAACGCCGAGGGCGGCCTCGGCTACTTCCAGCACGCCTTCTCGGTCTACGATCGTGAGGGCGAGCCCTGCCCGCGGCCGTCCTGCGCCGGCGTGGTCGCCCGCCTGGTCCAGTCGAACCGCTCCACCTTCTATTGTCCGGTCTGCCAGCGCTGA
- the dapB gene encoding 4-hydroxy-tetrahydrodipicolinate reductase, which yields MSEMRLIVVGAAGRMGQALVRAVAAAEGVTLSGAVERAGSPHLGRDAGAVAGLEPLGVPISDDPLPLFAAADGVLDFTSPAATVQFAELAAQARIVHVVGTTGCSADDEAKIHAAARHAVVVKSGNMSLGVNLLAQLVRQAARALDAEFDIEVVEMHHRMKVDAPSGTALLLGEAAAAGRGVDLGAHSARGRDGHTGARRTGDIGFASLRGGTVVGDHTVVFAGPGERIELSHRAEDRSLFARGALRAALWGRGRKPGLYTMADVLGFSD from the coding sequence ATGTCGGAGATGCGTCTGATCGTGGTCGGAGCCGCCGGCCGCATGGGCCAGGCGCTCGTTCGCGCCGTCGCCGCCGCCGAGGGCGTGACGCTGTCCGGCGCCGTCGAGCGGGCGGGCTCGCCCCATCTCGGTCGCGACGCCGGCGCGGTCGCCGGCCTGGAGCCGCTCGGCGTCCCGATCTCGGACGACCCCCTGCCGCTCTTCGCCGCCGCCGACGGCGTGCTCGACTTCACCAGCCCGGCCGCCACCGTCCAGTTCGCCGAGCTCGCCGCCCAGGCGCGCATCGTCCACGTGGTCGGCACCACCGGCTGCTCGGCCGACGACGAGGCGAAGATCCACGCCGCCGCCCGCCACGCGGTGGTGGTGAAGTCCGGCAACATGAGCCTCGGCGTCAACCTCCTCGCCCAACTGGTCCGTCAGGCCGCGCGCGCGCTCGACGCCGAGTTCGACATCGAGGTCGTCGAGATGCACCACCGCATGAAGGTGGACGCGCCCTCCGGCACCGCGCTCCTGCTCGGCGAGGCGGCCGCAGCGGGGCGCGGCGTCGACCTCGGCGCCCATTCGGCGCGCGGCCGCGACGGCCACACCGGCGCGCGCCGCACCGGCGATATCGGCTTCGCGTCGCTGCGCGGCGGCACGGTGGTGGGCGACCATACGGTCGTCTTCGCCGGACCCGGCGAGCGCATCGAGCTGTCGCACCGGGCCGAGGACCGGTCGCTCTTCGCCCGCGGTGCCCTGCGCGCCGCCCTGTGGGGCCGCGGGCGCAAGCCCGGCCTCTACACGATGGCCGACGTGCTCGGCTTTTCCGACTGA
- the dnaA gene encoding chromosomal replication initiator protein DnaA, whose amino-acid sequence MSVGLTGHAEWDRIKKRLRAELGEDVFTSWFARVDLEALGDGVVHLSVPTRFLKNWLQSRYRDRLMGLCQDEFGGVQQIEFTVRSAIRPRGPGAPEAWTSPAPQGVAVDHRQIKVPLAQAARLVLDGPAPTSEIRLDDALVGSPLDPRYTFASFVEGRSNSFALAAARRVAESRPGESVGFNPLFVHAAVGLGKTHLLQAIARAAKDAGRRVLYLTAEHFMYRFVSALKAQSAIAFKENLRGIDLLLIDDMQFLQGRQIQQEFCHTLNSLIDGSRQVVVAADRPPVELETLDERVRSRLGGGLLVEIAAPDFDLRRAIVSNRVVAARRLFPTLAVSEAVIDFVAENVTSSGRDLDGAVNRLAAHAQFSGEPVGIETAETALRDLLRVREARRVKIEDIQRAVCKQYNVSKADLLSSRRTRTVVRPRQIAMYLSKTLTPRSLPEIGRRFGNRDHTTVLHAVRKIEDMIKTDRGFADEVEVLKRQIDS is encoded by the coding sequence ATGTCGGTCGGGCTGACGGGCCATGCGGAATGGGATCGCATCAAGAAGCGCCTCAGGGCGGAACTGGGCGAGGACGTATTCACGAGCTGGTTCGCCAGGGTCGACCTGGAGGCGCTCGGAGACGGCGTCGTGCACCTGTCGGTGCCGACCCGCTTTCTGAAGAACTGGCTGCAATCGCGCTATCGTGACCGGCTCATGGGCCTGTGCCAGGACGAATTCGGCGGCGTGCAGCAGATCGAATTCACCGTGCGCAGCGCCATCCGCCCGCGCGGCCCCGGCGCCCCCGAGGCCTGGACCTCGCCGGCGCCCCAGGGCGTCGCGGTCGACCACCGCCAGATCAAGGTGCCGCTCGCCCAGGCCGCCCGCCTCGTCCTCGACGGGCCGGCCCCGACGAGCGAGATCCGCCTCGACGACGCCCTCGTCGGCTCGCCGCTCGACCCGCGCTACACCTTCGCCAGCTTCGTCGAGGGCCGCTCCAACAGCTTCGCCCTCGCCGCAGCCCGCCGCGTCGCCGAGTCCCGCCCCGGAGAATCGGTCGGCTTCAACCCGCTCTTCGTCCATGCCGCCGTCGGCCTCGGCAAGACCCACCTTCTCCAGGCGATCGCCCGAGCGGCCAAGGACGCCGGCCGGCGCGTGCTCTACCTGACCGCAGAGCACTTCATGTACCGCTTCGTGTCGGCCCTCAAGGCGCAGTCGGCCATCGCATTCAAGGAGAACCTTCGCGGCATCGATCTCCTCCTGATCGACGACATGCAGTTCCTCCAGGGCCGCCAGATCCAGCAGGAATTCTGCCACACGCTGAACTCCCTGATCGACGGCTCCCGCCAGGTCGTGGTCGCCGCGGACCGCCCGCCGGTCGAGCTCGAGACGCTGGACGAACGCGTCCGCTCCCGCCTCGGTGGCGGGCTGCTCGTCGAGATCGCCGCCCCGGATTTCGACCTCCGCCGCGCGATCGTCTCCAACCGGGTCGTCGCCGCCCGCCGACTCTTCCCGACCCTCGCGGTCTCCGAGGCGGTGATCGACTTCGTCGCCGAGAACGTCACCTCGAGCGGCCGGGACCTGGACGGCGCGGTCAACCGGCTGGCCGCCCATGCCCAGTTCTCCGGCGAGCCGGTCGGCATAGAGACCGCCGAGACGGCCTTGCGCGACCTGCTGCGGGTCCGCGAGGCCCGGCGCGTGAAGATCGAGGACATCCAGCGCGCCGTCTGCAAGCAGTACAACGTCTCCAAGGCCGACCTCCTGTCGAGCCGCCGCACCCGCACGGTGGTCCGCCCCCGGCAGATCGCCATGTACCTGTCCAAGACCCTGACGCCCCGTTCGCTCCCCGAGATCGGCCGCCGCTTCGGCAACCGCGACCACACCACGGTCCTGCATGCCGTCCGCAAGATCGAGGACATGATCAAGACCGACCGGGGCTTCGCCGACGAGGTCGAGGTCCTGAAACGCCAGATCGACAGCTGA
- a CDS encoding bifunctional helix-turn-helix domain-containing protein/methylated-DNA--[protein]-cysteine S-methyltransferase, which translates to MTLQTALAETADRDHATDLEDGAAERDYRIVRDAIEIMSERWRAQPTVEEVARRLGLTPVQLQRLLVRWAGLTPKAFLQAITLDAARDLLRASASVLDTTYEVGLSGPGRLHDLFVTHEAMTPGAYRARGRGLVMRTGFHPSPFGTALAVVTEHGLAGLGFAEEGGEAAALADMTRRWPEADFVANQEATAPFVRRVFDPAEWQADRPLNVVLIGSDFEIRVWRKLLKIPMGRATTYSDIAAGIGSPKASRAVGAAVGRNPISFVVPCHRVLGRGGDLCGYHWGLTRKRAILGWEAGRVAAA; encoded by the coding sequence ATGACGCTTCAGACCGCCCTGGCGGAGACCGCGGACCGGGACCACGCGACCGACCTCGAGGACGGCGCGGCGGAGCGGGACTACCGGATCGTCCGCGACGCGATCGAGATCATGTCCGAGCGCTGGCGCGCGCAGCCCACCGTGGAGGAGGTGGCGCGCCGGCTGGGGCTGACCCCCGTGCAACTGCAGCGGCTGCTCGTGCGCTGGGCCGGGCTGACCCCGAAGGCCTTCCTGCAGGCCATCACGCTCGATGCGGCGCGGGACCTGCTCCGGGCCTCCGCGAGCGTGCTCGACACCACCTACGAGGTCGGGTTGTCGGGCCCGGGACGGCTGCACGACCTCTTCGTCACCCACGAGGCCATGACCCCCGGGGCCTACCGGGCGCGCGGCCGCGGGCTCGTGATGCGCACCGGGTTCCACCCCTCCCCGTTCGGCACGGCGCTGGCGGTGGTGACCGAGCACGGGCTCGCCGGGCTCGGCTTTGCCGAGGAGGGCGGCGAGGCGGCGGCGCTCGCCGACATGACGCGGCGCTGGCCGGAGGCCGACTTCGTGGCGAACCAGGAGGCGACCGCGCCTTTCGTCCGGCGCGTGTTCGACCCGGCCGAGTGGCAGGCGGACCGGCCGCTCAACGTCGTGCTGATCGGTTCGGACTTCGAGATCCGGGTCTGGCGCAAGCTTCTCAAGATCCCGATGGGGCGGGCCACCACCTATTCGGACATCGCCGCGGGCATCGGGTCGCCGAAGGCGAGCCGGGCGGTCGGGGCGGCGGTCGGGCGCAATCCGATCAGCTTCGTGGTGCCGTGCCACCGGGTGCTCGGGCGCGGCGGCGACCTCTGCGGTTACCACTGGGGCCTGACGCGCAAGCGCGCCATCCTGGGCTGGGAGGCGGGCCGGGTGGCGGCGGCCTGA
- the ubiE gene encoding bifunctional demethylmenaquinone methyltransferase/2-methoxy-6-polyprenyl-1,4-benzoquinol methylase UbiE has protein sequence MALNRSAEPNATPEALPIGAVGGNEAGRTASFGFREVPLGAKQEMVDDVFHKVADRYDVMNDAMSGGLHRLWKDAMVSRLAPPRGGRRPFSVLDVAGGTGDIAFRIAERADGHARVTVADINGSMLEVGRKRAGTRPFGDRIDFVEANAEDLPFESGRFDAYTIAFGIRNVPRIEKALAEAYRVLRPGGRFLCLEFSAVDVPLLDRIYEAYSFRVIPLMGRIIAGDDDPYRYLVESIAKFPTQERFAQMIREAGFARVDYTNLTGGIAAIHGGWKI, from the coding sequence ATGGCGCTGAACCGATCCGCCGAGCCGAACGCCACCCCCGAAGCCCTTCCCATCGGGGCCGTAGGGGGCAACGAGGCGGGCCGGACAGCGAGCTTCGGCTTCCGCGAGGTGCCGCTCGGGGCCAAGCAGGAGATGGTGGACGACGTCTTCCACAAGGTCGCGGACCGCTACGACGTGATGAACGACGCCATGTCGGGCGGCCTGCACCGGCTGTGGAAGGACGCCATGGTGTCGCGTCTCGCGCCGCCGCGCGGCGGCCGCCGGCCCTTCTCGGTGCTGGACGTGGCGGGCGGGACGGGCGACATCGCGTTCCGCATCGCCGAGCGGGCCGACGGCCACGCCCGGGTGACGGTCGCGGACATCAACGGCTCCATGCTGGAGGTCGGCCGCAAGAGGGCCGGGACGCGGCCCTTCGGTGACCGGATCGACTTCGTGGAGGCGAACGCGGAGGACCTGCCCTTCGAGAGCGGCCGCTTCGACGCCTACACGATCGCGTTCGGCATCCGGAACGTGCCGCGGATCGAAAAGGCGCTCGCCGAGGCGTACCGGGTGCTGCGGCCGGGCGGGCGGTTCCTCTGCCTGGAATTCTCGGCGGTGGACGTTCCTCTGCTCGACCGGATCTACGAGGCCTATTCGTTCCGCGTGATCCCCCTCATGGGCCGGATCATCGCCGGGGACGACGACCCCTACCGCTATCTCGTCGAATCCATCGCCAAGTTCCCGACCCAGGAGCGCTTCGCGCAGATGATCCGGGAGGCCGGCTTCGCCCGCGTGGACTACACCAATCTCACCGGCGGCATCGCGGCGATCCACGGAGGCTGGAAGATCTGA
- a CDS encoding response regulator transcription factor yields the protein MAPTTGYKFIIADDHPLFRGALRQTLESMFDGVSIAEAGSLDAVSKLLEEGGEVDLVLLDLNMPGVRGFSGLMYLRAQYSQVPIVVVSANEDPATVRRCMEFGAAGYVPKSLGTDSIRAALTTVMDGGVWTPPDVDLAALPPDETAKLVQRLSTLTPQQVRVLMMLSEGLLNKQIAYELSVSEATVKAHVSAILQKLGVESRTQAVIAASKIEAGQWQSLEAS from the coding sequence TTGGCGCCGACAACGGGCTACAAGTTCATCATCGCGGACGACCACCCGCTGTTCCGGGGTGCCCTGCGGCAGACGCTCGAATCGATGTTCGACGGCGTCTCGATCGCGGAGGCGGGGTCGCTCGACGCCGTTTCGAAGCTCCTGGAGGAGGGCGGCGAGGTCGACCTCGTGCTGCTCGACCTCAATATGCCCGGCGTGCGCGGCTTCTCGGGGCTCATGTACCTGCGGGCCCAGTATTCGCAGGTACCGATCGTCGTCGTCTCGGCCAACGAGGACCCGGCGACCGTCCGGCGCTGCATGGAGTTCGGTGCGGCCGGCTACGTGCCGAAGTCGCTCGGCACCGACTCCATCCGCGCGGCCCTGACGACCGTCATGGACGGGGGCGTCTGGACGCCGCCGGACGTCGACCTGGCCGCGCTCCCGCCCGACGAGACCGCGAAGCTCGTGCAGCGGCTGTCGACGCTGACGCCCCAGCAGGTGCGCGTGCTCATGATGCTCAGCGAAGGGCTGCTCAACAAGCAGATCGCCTACGAGCTCAGCGTCTCGGAGGCGACCGTCAAGGCGCACGTCTCCGCCATCCTGCAGAAGCTCGGCGTCGAGAGCCGGACCCAGGCCGTCATCGCCGCCTCCAAGATCGAGGCGGGGCAGTGGCAGTCGCTCGAGGCGTCCTGA